In Methanothermus fervidus DSM 2088, a single genomic region encodes these proteins:
- a CDS encoding porphobilinogen synthase (COGs: COG0113 Delta-aminolevulinic acid dehydratase~InterPro IPR001731: IPR013785~KEGG: mth:MTH744 delta-aminolevulinic acid dehydratase~PFAM: delta-aminolevulinic acid dehydratase~PRIAM: Porphobilinogen synthase~SPTR: Q02250 Delta-aminolevulinic acid dehydratase~PFAM: Delta-aminolevulinic acid dehydratase), which yields MKFPYTRMRRLRKNSKIRSLVKETTLSKDDLIYPVFVKEGIKTKEKIPKMPGQYRYSVDELIDEAKKLEEKGLKAILVFGIPKKKDKYGSSAYDPNGIVQKSVKLLKEETDLVVITDVCLCQYTEHGHCGIVKNKKIVNDETLKYLSKVALSHAEAGADVVAPSDMMDGRVKAIREELEKNGFDDVIIMSYSAKYASSFYEPFRSAVYSSPAFGDRSTYQMDPPNSLEALREVKLDIDEGADIVMVKPALPYLDIIRLVKDTFGVPTAAYNVSGEYSMIKAAIDANYLSNKVIIETLLSIKRAGADLIITHFAPEIVEEI from the coding sequence ATGAAATTTCCATACACTCGGATGAGAAGGTTAAGAAAAAATTCTAAAATAAGGTCTCTAGTGAAAGAGACTACTTTATCCAAAGATGATTTGATATATCCTGTTTTTGTAAAAGAAGGTATAAAAACCAAGGAAAAAATTCCTAAAATGCCAGGACAATATAGGTACTCTGTCGATGAATTAATAGATGAGGCTAAAAAGCTAGAAGAAAAAGGATTAAAAGCTATATTAGTTTTTGGAATTCCGAAAAAAAAAGATAAATATGGATCCAGCGCTTATGACCCAAATGGCATTGTCCAAAAATCTGTAAAATTATTAAAAGAAGAGACAGACTTAGTAGTAATAACCGATGTATGTCTTTGTCAATATACTGAACATGGACATTGCGGAATAGTTAAAAACAAAAAAATAGTAAACGATGAAACTCTCAAATATTTATCTAAAGTAGCTTTATCACATGCTGAAGCTGGTGCAGACGTTGTTGCACCATCAGACATGATGGATGGTCGTGTAAAGGCTATAAGGGAAGAATTAGAAAAAAATGGTTTTGATGATGTAATAATAATGTCATATTCGGCAAAATACGCGTCATCTTTTTATGAACCATTCAGATCAGCAGTATATTCATCTCCAGCATTTGGAGATAGAAGTACTTACCAAATGGATCCACCGAACTCTTTAGAAGCTCTAAGGGAAGTCAAATTAGATATTGATGAAGGCGCCGACATCGTAATGGTAAAACCTGCTTTACCTTATCTTGATATTATTAGACTTGTTAAAGATACTTTTGGAGTACCTACTGCCGCATATAATGTAAGTGGTGAATATTCAATGATAAAAGCCGCTATAGATGCAAATTATCTTTCTAATAAAGTTATAATAGAAACATTGCTTTCCATAAAACGTGCAGGTGCAGATTTAATAATCACACATTTTGCTCCTGAAATTGTGGAGGAAATATAA
- a CDS encoding periplasmic copper-binding protein (COGs: COG3420 Nitrous oxidase accessory protein~InterPro IPR011050: IPR006633: IPR006626: IPR007742~KEGG: mth:MTH719 cell surface glycoprotein (s-layer protein)~PFAM: periplasmic copper-binding~SMART: Carbohydrate-binding and sugar hydrolysis; Parallel beta-helix repeat~SPTR: P27373 Cell surface glycoprotein~PFAM: Periplasmic copper-binding protein (NosD)~TIGRFAM: parallel beta-helix repeat (two copies)): MYKFKQNLFGGETIKKIMLIIALICFLGTSIAHAEVVNLNNNKTFTSIQSAIDDYDTKDGHIIFVKPGEYCENIVINKSITLEGDGKAKIIAKDPSIPTIYINTDNITIEGFIINTNGIYAIMALNASNCVIRNNIIYTSAEEPGSGICINGTTRDWKIENNTIIGGIFTYGFSKNYKIIGNNIMKCKYAGIHLGTLGGSTDSCEISENIIRSCKCGIALDCANNCIIQKNVVLLCSFNGIYLGATGGARNCTISDNYIAGCNKGISLKTGCTNNIICLNTITNCEYGLSIQGIKNYVYKNYFLNNSIAVDGELLNNYWNTTNEGNYWLDYFGNDSDGDGIGDIPYTYNKVNLDYKPLIVDLTIEDIEICDGKIKAMVKNNGKADMKKIDPNAKVLIKITHNNETYVGEIGPLSPSEVQSIIWQRDVNPGSEIVVEIPTQNQYLIGTSIKDANINNNIVRKIVGLEFKLSNLTVTPEHGTVPLTIFVNAAVNNPSNVDSNYTAILYINKQAVANKIVFVPAHTTININFTYTLTQPGTYNVTIGNLTPVTVTVSQASIQNKTFTITLTNLGKSTITIKYYISIYTNPVNGTKVSYRELTITLKPNETKTIELGKYPFKYAVSGTMIVKNPSRYRIPLNLRIKYEIEGLNPQMREISKYIAPRGEFRYIARYTGNEYGFIDIW; encoded by the coding sequence TTGTATAAATTTAAACAAAACTTATTTGGAGGTGAAACTATTAAAAAAATAATGTTAATTATTGCTTTAATCTGTTTTTTAGGAACTTCTATAGCTCATGCAGAAGTTGTAAATCTAAATAACAACAAAACATTTACGTCAATTCAGTCTGCAATAGATGATTATGATACAAAAGATGGGCATATTATTTTTGTTAAGCCTGGAGAATATTGTGAAAACATTGTTATTAACAAATCTATAACATTGGAAGGCGATGGGAAAGCAAAAATAATAGCTAAGGATCCATCAATTCCCACTATTTACATAAATACAGATAATATAACAATAGAAGGTTTCATTATTAATACGAATGGTATTTATGCCATAATGGCGTTAAATGCAAGTAATTGTGTAATACGGAACAACATAATTTATACATCTGCTGAGGAACCAGGAAGTGGTATATGTATCAATGGAACCACAAGGGATTGGAAAATAGAAAATAATACCATCATTGGAGGAATATTTACTTATGGATTTTCAAAAAATTACAAGATAATTGGAAATAATATTATGAAATGTAAATATGCGGGAATACATTTAGGAACATTAGGTGGATCCACTGATTCTTGTGAAATATCTGAAAATATAATTAGATCATGTAAATGTGGAATTGCCCTTGATTGTGCTAATAACTGTATTATCCAAAAAAATGTTGTTCTCTTATGTAGCTTCAATGGTATATATCTCGGTGCAACAGGAGGGGCAAGAAACTGTACTATTTCTGATAATTATATAGCTGGGTGCAATAAAGGAATATCACTCAAAACCGGCTGTACAAACAATATAATTTGCTTAAATACTATTACAAATTGTGAATATGGGCTCTCCATCCAGGGAATAAAAAATTATGTATACAAAAATTATTTCTTAAATAATTCGATTGCTGTAGATGGTGAGTTATTAAATAACTATTGGAACACTACTAACGAAGGTAATTACTGGTTAGATTATTTTGGGAACGATAGCGATGGAGATGGAATTGGAGATATCCCCTACACATATAATAAAGTTAATTTAGATTACAAACCATTAATTGTTGATTTAACAATTGAAGATATTGAAATATGTGATGGAAAAATAAAGGCAATGGTCAAAAACAATGGAAAGGCCGACATGAAAAAAATAGATCCTAACGCCAAAGTTTTGATTAAAATTACACACAACAATGAAACATATGTAGGTGAAATAGGACCTTTGTCTCCTTCTGAAGTTCAATCCATCATATGGCAAAGGGATGTAAATCCTGGATCAGAGATAGTTGTAGAAATTCCTACTCAAAACCAATATTTAATAGGTACAAGCATTAAAGATGCAAATATAAATAACAATATAGTAAGAAAAATTGTAGGCTTAGAATTTAAACTAAGCAATTTGACAGTTACTCCAGAACATGGCACTGTACCACTGACAATATTTGTGAATGCAGCAGTGAATAATCCTTCTAACGTAGATAGTAACTATACAGCAATTTTATATATAAATAAACAAGCCGTGGCAAATAAAATTGTTTTCGTGCCAGCACATACTACTATAAACATAAACTTCACTTACACCTTAACACAACCAGGAACCTACAACGTTACAATAGGAAACCTAACACCAGTTACAGTAACTGTAAGTCAAGCATCAATCCAAAACAAAACCTTCACAATAACCCTAACAAACTTAGGAAAATCAACAATAACCATAAAATATTACATCTCAATCTACACAAATCCAGTTAATGGAACTAAAGTCAGCTATAGAGAATTAACAATAACTCTAAAGCCAAATGAAACAAAAACAATAGAGTTAGGTAAATATCCATTTAAATATGCAGTATCTGGAACAATGATTGTCAAAAATCCATCAAGATATAGAATTCCATTAAATCTAAGAATAAAATATGAAATTGAGGGATTGAATCCACAGATGAGGGAGATAAGTAAATACATAGCTCCAAGGGGAGAATTTAGGTATATAGCTAGATATACAGGGAATGAATATGGGTTTATTGATATTTGGTGA
- a CDS encoding Magnesium chelatase (COGs: COG1429 Cobalamin biosynthesis protein CobN and related Mg-chelatase~InterPro IPR003672~KEGG: mth:MTH514 cobalamin biosynthesis protein N~PFAM: CobN/magnesium chelatase~PRIAM: Magnesium chelatase~SPTR: O26614 Cobalamin biosynthesis protein N~PFAM: CobN/Magnesium Chelatase), which translates to MKAKSFLIILTLIIAFIINISPVLGIEVKGSVKEIYNETSDTYVTLENAIPVKDANITLIKDNVVLNKTTTDNNGKYLITANATPPLILKIEYSTYKPAIFTVNKDCEINHVFIPDIVIIGCPKPFGVELSKRLMFYDPWMPGAEKDCWILEHANFAFLYMQTPGTGQKDFWIQYLGNSPANKTGHIAAYAGMGEERYFNIIGGSKNSLENTYLASYYVLASGNATKINYDRMVKYISYLLNETTYNPIEHDEVPIFAGGGTAGSWGLYHPDLGTRTVLGYNLTQPSPKQIKQWIEENPGLAISGNLKWLAKLNMYLVSSGFAKLCEDFENWYNNNKPNLKGPFIVVVSYWPGGQKDPTIDMLIRELEKRGRPAFDLYQIETQPPASKLLELMVKGINGTGFIKRGISAVISLVSWSLNYDNLPEGAVKEYLNMNIPIIKGMELWTNNGLENPLGTQFELTWQMGLPYREGVFGPTPVSYRDERSGRYIPIETGIKKIVDNAIKWAKLREIPNKDKRIAIIIYNYPPGKDNFVASYLDVFKSIHDLLTRLKELGYSVSEIPTPEELYNIVAEGGNKGTWAQPALEKYVDKNWKRLMENNQLIPLNKYLEWFNQLPDPMKRNITGKWGEPPGNIMTVTRNGTKYIVIPGVKLGNIFIAIQPSRGWEEVKDYHDPYLPPHHQYVAFYKWLEENFDAMIHLGTHGTLEWLPGRTTGVIDSDYPFQLTCLPNIYPYIVSNPGEGLVAKDRSFAVIIDHMTPAMVESGLYGNLSELHDLIHRYNAALEAGASQLLPELEKEIIEKAASLGFKKEGNFTDWLRELHIQLHEIENDVIPLGLHSLGKILEGDELVEELYTIASSRSDLMENIKRMMYPEIKESYYDIMYDPKYEDKVEKIKEKAKEWIRNIINGNIPPEIKPDDLKFINETLTKIRANEEWQNLLNALSGGYVPPGLAGDPARSDVLPTGRNFYPYDVKKMPTKAAWESAKKIVDDMLRKYYKEHGKFPELVGMVMWGTELLRTEALAIAEFMYLLGVKPDWAPNGDVKGVVLMDPSEFAIEIDGKKIIRPRIDVFTTAVTYNQAWIDLMNKAVELASEAKDVENYVAKHYKECNSLDRVFGLRGYVLEGTGVCDLVPQTGKWNTTKELADVYLSRVSYAWKSVNGVMQMKQNKDVFQYLLKKMDIATQTIDSTWRLFDTDDYYDWYGGLILASKTLGGNPETMLQDIRNLKFTQIRSLKEEVELEIRSQVLNPKYMESLLKTPSGWMEYAKRYEYTVGIHVTTNSVSNELWNKLGENLIMNLNPKTNYEAFATQSMIAWVLEMERRSLASLRPELKVALANKYITLAVKYGPVCCHHTCANINFNLWVIQTSNLPLSYLQKFAAAFAETTGVKLSIPGAPTTPQPSVPGISITVPGIPTSIPGAPSQLGAPTALGRVGIGTAATRGVSPGISGPSGRVGGEIGTRGAAQAAGAASKSSSESGATGKAGITGAAAGKAYEITPVSKGIGSPSSVPFAGIIGVIILIALIAVGYLLRRPKY; encoded by the coding sequence ATGAAGGCAAAATCATTTTTAATAATACTTACATTGATTATAGCTTTCATCATTAATATTTCACCAGTTTTAGGAATAGAAGTCAAAGGATCTGTGAAGGAAATTTATAATGAAACATCGGACACATACGTAACTTTAGAAAATGCAATACCTGTCAAAGATGCTAATATAACTTTAATAAAAGACAATGTTGTCCTAAATAAAACTACAACTGATAACAATGGGAAATATTTAATAACAGCAAATGCTACTCCGCCCTTAATACTAAAAATAGAATATTCAACATATAAACCAGCGATATTTACTGTAAATAAAGATTGTGAAATAAATCATGTTTTTATTCCAGATATTGTAATAATAGGTTGTCCAAAACCATTTGGAGTAGAATTAAGTAAGAGATTAATGTTTTATGATCCTTGGATGCCTGGAGCTGAAAAAGATTGTTGGATTTTAGAACATGCAAATTTTGCTTTTTTATACATGCAAACACCAGGTACCGGTCAGAAAGACTTTTGGATTCAATATCTTGGTAATAGTCCTGCTAATAAAACAGGACATATAGCTGCATATGCTGGAATGGGAGAAGAAAGGTATTTCAACATAATTGGGGGTAGTAAAAATTCACTAGAAAATACATATCTTGCCAGTTATTATGTTTTGGCATCTGGAAATGCTACAAAGATTAATTATGATAGAATGGTCAAATACATAAGTTATTTATTAAATGAAACAACTTACAATCCAATAGAGCACGATGAAGTTCCCATATTTGCTGGTGGAGGTACAGCAGGCAGTTGGGGATTATATCATCCTGATCTTGGAACAAGAACAGTGTTAGGATATAATTTAACACAACCTAGCCCTAAACAAATAAAACAATGGATAGAGGAGAATCCTGGGTTAGCAATTTCTGGTAACTTAAAATGGCTAGCAAAATTAAATATGTATCTTGTTTCATCTGGTTTTGCAAAACTTTGTGAAGATTTTGAGAACTGGTATAATAATAATAAACCAAATCTTAAAGGGCCTTTTATAGTGGTTGTAAGTTATTGGCCAGGTGGTCAAAAAGACCCTACTATAGACATGCTGATTAGAGAATTGGAAAAAAGAGGTAGGCCTGCATTTGATTTATATCAGATTGAAACACAGCCACCAGCTAGTAAACTACTGGAATTGATGGTTAAAGGCATTAATGGAACTGGTTTCATAAAAAGAGGAATATCTGCTGTTATATCTTTAGTAAGCTGGTCTTTAAACTATGATAATTTACCAGAAGGTGCTGTAAAGGAATATTTAAACATGAATATTCCTATAATTAAAGGAATGGAGTTGTGGACAAATAATGGTTTAGAAAATCCATTAGGAACGCAGTTTGAATTAACATGGCAAATGGGACTACCATATCGTGAAGGTGTATTTGGTCCTACGCCAGTGAGTTATAGAGATGAAAGAAGTGGAAGATATATACCAATTGAGACTGGCATTAAGAAAATTGTTGACAATGCAATAAAATGGGCAAAACTAAGAGAAATTCCAAATAAAGACAAAAGAATAGCTATAATTATTTACAATTATCCTCCAGGAAAAGATAATTTTGTTGCTTCTTACTTAGACGTTTTCAAAAGTATCCATGATCTACTCACAAGACTAAAGGAACTTGGTTATAGTGTTAGTGAAATACCTACACCTGAGGAATTATACAATATAGTGGCTGAAGGTGGAAACAAAGGTACATGGGCTCAACCTGCACTTGAGAAGTATGTAGATAAAAATTGGAAAAGATTAATGGAAAATAATCAATTAATACCCTTGAATAAATATTTAGAATGGTTTAATCAATTACCAGATCCAATGAAAAGGAATATAACAGGAAAATGGGGAGAACCTCCTGGAAATATAATGACTGTCACAAGAAATGGCACTAAATACATAGTAATTCCAGGCGTAAAACTTGGAAATATATTCATTGCAATACAACCAAGTAGAGGTTGGGAAGAAGTTAAAGATTATCATGATCCTTATTTACCACCACATCATCAATATGTTGCATTCTACAAATGGTTGGAAGAAAACTTCGATGCAATGATACATCTTGGTACTCATGGAACATTAGAGTGGTTACCTGGAAGAACAACAGGAGTTATAGATTCTGATTATCCATTCCAACTTACATGCTTACCAAACATTTATCCATACATAGTTTCAAATCCAGGAGAAGGTCTTGTTGCTAAAGATAGAAGTTTTGCAGTAATAATTGATCACATGACGCCTGCTATGGTAGAAAGTGGTTTATATGGAAATCTTTCTGAATTACATGATCTAATACATAGATATAATGCAGCATTAGAAGCAGGTGCTTCACAACTATTACCAGAATTAGAAAAAGAAATAATAGAGAAGGCTGCTTCATTAGGATTCAAAAAAGAAGGTAATTTCACAGATTGGCTTAGAGAATTACATATTCAACTGCATGAAATAGAGAATGATGTTATACCTTTAGGATTACATAGTCTAGGAAAAATACTGGAAGGAGATGAACTTGTTGAAGAACTATATACAATAGCATCTTCAAGAAGCGACTTAATGGAAAATATAAAGAGAATGATGTATCCAGAAATAAAAGAGAGCTACTACGACATAATGTATGATCCAAAATATGAAGACAAAGTCGAAAAAATTAAAGAAAAAGCGAAAGAATGGATAAGAAATATCATAAATGGCAATATACCTCCAGAAATTAAACCTGATGATTTAAAATTCATAAATGAAACTTTAACAAAAATTAGAGCCAATGAAGAATGGCAAAACCTACTAAATGCATTATCAGGTGGTTATGTACCTCCCGGACTTGCAGGAGATCCTGCAAGGAGCGATGTTTTACCAACTGGAAGAAACTTTTATCCTTATGATGTTAAAAAAATGCCAACAAAAGCTGCATGGGAGTCTGCAAAAAAAATTGTTGATGACATGTTAAGAAAATATTATAAAGAACATGGAAAATTCCCAGAATTAGTTGGAATGGTAATGTGGGGTACAGAATTACTAAGAACTGAAGCACTTGCAATAGCTGAATTTATGTATCTTTTAGGTGTAAAACCAGATTGGGCACCAAATGGAGACGTTAAAGGTGTAGTTTTAATGGATCCATCAGAATTTGCAATTGAAATTGATGGTAAAAAAATAATTAGGCCAAGAATAGATGTTTTTACAACTGCTGTGACATATAATCAAGCATGGATTGATCTAATGAATAAAGCTGTTGAACTAGCTAGCGAAGCTAAAGATGTTGAAAATTATGTTGCTAAACATTATAAAGAATGTAATTCTCTTGATAGAGTTTTCGGTTTAAGAGGTTATGTATTAGAAGGAACTGGTGTTTGTGATTTGGTTCCACAAACAGGAAAATGGAACACAACTAAAGAGTTGGCAGATGTTTATCTTTCTAGAGTTTCTTATGCATGGAAATCTGTTAATGGCGTAATGCAAATGAAACAAAATAAGGACGTATTCCAATATCTATTAAAGAAAATGGATATCGCAACACAAACAATCGATAGTACTTGGAGACTTTTTGACACAGACGACTATTATGACTGGTATGGTGGATTAATATTGGCATCAAAGACTTTAGGTGGAAATCCAGAAACAATGCTCCAAGACATTAGGAATTTAAAATTTACTCAAATAAGATCTCTAAAGGAAGAAGTAGAATTAGAAATAAGATCACAGGTGTTAAATCCAAAATACATGGAATCATTGCTTAAAACTCCTAGTGGTTGGATGGAATATGCAAAAAGATATGAATACACGGTTGGTATTCATGTAACAACAAATTCAGTAAGCAATGAATTATGGAACAAACTAGGAGAAAACTTAATAATGAATTTAAACCCTAAAACAAATTATGAAGCATTTGCAACACAATCAATGATTGCATGGGTCCTAGAAATGGAAAGAAGGTCATTAGCATCTCTAAGACCTGAATTAAAAGTTGCCCTTGCTAATAAATATATAACTTTAGCCGTTAAATATGGACCAGTATGTTGTCACCATACATGTGCAAATATAAACTTTAATCTTTGGGTAATTCAAACATCTAACTTACCTCTATCATACCTCCAAAAATTCGCAGCCGCATTTGCAGAAACTACTGGAGTTAAGT